Proteins from a single region of Haloterrigena alkaliphila:
- a CDS encoding DUF3237 domain-containing protein, which produces MGTDSTDRLPDDLVPTLEHVLDLEIEVEEPIEIGETGNGQRRIIPIVDGTVSGRIEGTIIPAGADYQLFRVDRPTELVAKYAFETDDGSRVYVENRGIRAASPETKERLRDGEPVDSEEVYFQSTPRFETADPDLEWLTERIFVAAGIRRPKGVKLAVYAVE; this is translated from the coding sequence ATGGGAACCGATAGCACTGATCGACTCCCCGACGATCTCGTCCCGACGCTGGAGCACGTCCTGGACCTCGAGATCGAGGTCGAGGAACCGATCGAGATCGGCGAGACCGGGAACGGCCAGCGGCGGATCATCCCCATCGTCGACGGGACGGTGTCGGGTCGAATCGAGGGAACGATCATTCCCGCCGGCGCAGACTACCAGCTATTTCGGGTCGATCGGCCGACGGAACTGGTGGCCAAGTACGCCTTCGAGACCGACGACGGCTCGCGCGTCTACGTCGAGAACCGCGGCATCCGCGCCGCGTCGCCGGAGACGAAGGAGCGACTCCGCGACGGCGAACCGGTCGACTCCGAGGAGGTCTACTTCCAGTCGACGCCGCGGTTCGAGACCGCCGATCCGGACCTCGAGTGGCTCACGGAACGGATCTTCGTCGCCGCCGGGATTCGCCGGCCGAAGGGCGTGAAGCTGGCCGTCTACGCAGTCGAGTAG
- a CDS encoding ABC transporter permease translates to MGIAESATVDRDDLVELGKGLVSLVVVLAAWEAAAQMELVRPYFLPALSEVLLRFVELTLDGTMIEHGYLTIRRAIIGLVIACTLGIVVGVLSARSRVMAWFWDPIIEVGYPVPVIALIPVFLFWFGTGDQPIIALVTVGCFWPVALNARNATRDVDENLIWSARMMGTSDRQLLRKVVIPAAAPGIISGIQIALPISLIITFVYEMVAGTSGLGYLEIRGVRSFDSVQVYAALIAIMILGFVFDRGLRVLRARLLAWT, encoded by the coding sequence ATGGGCATAGCCGAGTCCGCCACGGTCGACCGCGACGACCTCGTCGAGCTCGGAAAGGGGCTCGTCTCGCTCGTCGTCGTGCTCGCCGCCTGGGAGGCCGCCGCACAGATGGAACTCGTCCGGCCGTACTTCCTGCCGGCGCTCTCGGAGGTCCTGCTCCGGTTCGTCGAACTGACGCTCGACGGAACGATGATCGAACACGGCTACCTGACGATCCGGCGGGCGATCATCGGGCTGGTGATCGCCTGCACGCTGGGCATCGTCGTCGGCGTGCTGAGCGCGCGGAGTCGGGTCATGGCCTGGTTCTGGGATCCGATCATCGAGGTCGGCTACCCGGTGCCGGTGATCGCGCTCATCCCGGTCTTCCTGTTCTGGTTCGGGACCGGCGACCAGCCGATCATCGCCCTCGTCACCGTCGGCTGCTTCTGGCCCGTGGCGCTCAACGCACGGAACGCGACTCGCGACGTCGACGAGAACCTCATCTGGTCGGCGCGGATGATGGGGACCTCCGACCGGCAACTGCTCCGGAAGGTCGTCATCCCGGCGGCCGCACCGGGGATCATCTCGGGAATCCAGATCGCACTGCCGATCTCGCTGATCATCACGTTCGTCTACGAGATGGTCGCCGGCACCAGCGGACTGGGCTACCTCGAGATCCGCGGCGTCCGATCGTTCGATTCGGTGCAGGTCTACGCCGCACTGATCGCGATCATGATCCTGGGGTTCGTCTTCGACCGGGGACTGCGCGTTCTGCGGGCCAGGCTCCTCGCCTGGACCTGA